Proteins from one Candidatus Methylomirabilota bacterium genomic window:
- the rpsB gene encoding 30S ribosomal protein S2 has protein sequence MAAITMKELLEAGVHFGHQTKRWNPKMRRYLFGERNGIYIIDLQKTMQKFEEAYQFLKDVSQQGESVLFVGTKRQAAESIREEAERSGTFYVNHRWLGGTLTNFQTIRKSINRLKQLEQMQTDGTFEKLPKKEAIHLGREIEKLNRALGGIKDMDRLPGAVAVVDTRRERIAVREARRLGIPVVALVDTNCDPDEIDYPIPGNDDAIRALKLITSRLADAVLEGRGPLDRALEQEMAEEVEAAGETVEDVLPVAEVEKAEALQDVDG, from the coding sequence TGAGGCGGTATCTTTTTGGAGAGCGGAATGGCATTTACATCATTGATCTCCAAAAGACCATGCAAAAGTTTGAAGAGGCATACCAATTCCTCAAGGACGTATCTCAGCAGGGAGAATCCGTCCTCTTTGTCGGCACCAAACGCCAGGCGGCGGAAAGCATCAGGGAGGAGGCCGAGCGGAGTGGCACGTTTTACGTGAACCATCGCTGGCTCGGGGGAACCTTGACCAACTTCCAGACCATTCGTAAGAGCATCAACAGACTTAAGCAGCTAGAGCAGATGCAAACGGATGGCACTTTCGAGAAACTGCCCAAAAAGGAGGCCATCCACCTCGGCCGCGAGATCGAAAAGTTGAACCGGGCACTGGGGGGGATCAAGGACATGGATCGGTTACCGGGGGCGGTTGCGGTCGTCGATACGCGGCGGGAGCGGATCGCCGTCCGGGAGGCGCGACGCCTTGGCATCCCGGTAGTGGCCTTGGTGGACACGAACTGCGATCCGGATGAGATTGATTATCCTATCCCGGGAAATGATGACGCCATCCGGGCATTGAAATTGATCACGTCTCGGTTGGCCGATGCGGTTCTGGAGGGGCGGGGGCCGCTCGACAGGGCACTGGAACAGGAGATGGCTGAGGAGGTCGAGGCGGCGGGTGAGACGGTGGAAGATGTGCTACCCGTGGCCGAGGTGGAAAAGGCAGAAGCACTGCAGGACGTCGATGGTTGA
- the tsf gene encoding translation elongation factor Ts: MTEIAATQVKELRLATGAGIMECKSALADAQGDIDRAVSILRERGIARAARKADRTAAEGLIVSYIHPGGRIGVLLELNCESDFVARNEQFQALAKDLAMHVAAMNPLYLRREEVPEAVLEEERRILRVQTEGSGKPSNVIERIVQGRLEKFFLETCLMDQSFVKDQDRTVEQVIKEAISTIGENIVVRRLSRYQVGDTSNTS; this comes from the coding sequence ATGACAGAGATTGCTGCCACACAAGTCAAAGAGCTCCGACTGGCAACCGGGGCCGGGATCATGGAGTGCAAGTCGGCGTTGGCAGACGCCCAGGGGGATATCGATCGAGCAGTATCCATCCTCCGGGAGCGAGGAATTGCGCGGGCAGCACGGAAGGCAGATCGGACTGCGGCCGAGGGATTGATTGTGTCTTACATACATCCGGGTGGCCGGATCGGGGTTCTCTTAGAGTTGAACTGCGAAAGCGATTTCGTGGCCAGGAACGAGCAATTTCAGGCCTTGGCCAAGGATCTAGCGATGCATGTGGCGGCCATGAATCCGCTCTACCTGCGGCGGGAGGAGGTCCCCGAAGCGGTCCTCGAAGAGGAGCGGCGGATCTTGCGAGTCCAGACAGAGGGAAGCGGGAAGCCATCCAACGTGATCGAGCGCATCGTCCAGGGGCGGCTGGAGAAATTTTTTCTCGAGACCTGTCTGATGGATCAATCGTTTGTGAAGGACCAGGATCGGACGGTTGAACAGGTCATCAAGGAAGCGATCAGCACCATTGGAGAAAATATCGTGGTGCGCCGCCTCTCCCGGTATCAGGTCGGGGACACGTCGAATACGTCTTGA